DNA from Blastocatellia bacterium:
GTCTATCTCGGCGACACGCTGACGACCAGCGGCTTCGGCTCGGGGCGCTTAAACAATGCCGGCGCTTCCGACATCAACTTCCGCTCCAACGGCGGGCGCTCGAACTACAACGCGCTGATTCTCTCGTTCGATTCCAGCAACCTGCAAAAGTGGAATCTGCGACTGTCGGCGCGCTACACCTACTCGGTGTCGAAAGACAACCTCAGCACGACCTTCTCGGAATCGAGCAACAACTTCAACCTCGGTTTCCTCGACCCGTTCAACCCGGACGTTGATTATGGCTACGCCGACTTCGACGTGCGGCACCGCTTCGTGACCAGCTTTACCTGGGGCGTGCCGACGTTCGGGATAGACAGAGGCGCTTTCCACCACATCCTCGGCGGCTGGGAGCTGACCGGCATTTTCACGGCGCGCACCGGCTCGCCGTTCTCGGTCTTCGACTGCACGAACTCGATCTTTGCCGAATCACCGTGCATTCGCGTCCTGGCCAACGGGCCGGTCAACTTCCATCCGAGCATCAGCCGGGATGATGTTGGCGTCGTTGACCAGTCGAACCGTTACCGCTTCGTTGATCTGTCCGGGCTGACGCCGGGCGGGTTCGTCAACCCGATCACCGGCAGCAACGACCCCGGGCCGTTCCCGTCGAATATGACCCGGCGCAATGCCTTCCGCGGGCCGGGCCTGTGGAATTTCGACGGCGGTCTCTACAAGAACTTCAAACTCGGCGAGCGCGTCAATTTGCAGATGCGGCTTGAAGCCTACAACGTCTTCAACCACGCCAACGCCTTCGTGATCTACGGATTCCCGGAAAACGAAATCTCCAACGGCTACGTGCCGGCGTTCTTTGAAGGGCGACGCAACGTGCAGTTGGCCGCCAAGCTGATTTTCTAACTTCAGGTGAATGATCCTCCTAAGGAATAACCCATAAGCCTGACTAAGGGGAGCCACGCGGCTCCCCATTTTTTATGGCCGCGGCGCTGCACATTTCGCTTCCGGCGGGCGCGGCACGCGACGCCTGGCGCATCCGCGACATCATCCGGCAACTGCGCAACCCGCTGGCAAAGAACTGGGCCGGCGTCTCGACCCGCTGATCCGATGTGGCTAAACGCGGCGCGGCTGGTTACGATATGGATACGGGCGCATTGCACGGGAGGCCAGAGGAGTGGCGGCGAAGTTTGAAACGGCGACCATTGCCGAGCGCATCGATCTGACGCCGGAGCTGGCGATCTTTCGCATCGCGCCGGCCTCGAAGCTCGATTTTCTGCCCGGCCAGTTCGCCTCGCTCGGCGTCGAAGAGGCGGGCCGCATTCTCCAACGCCCGTACTCGATGGCCTCGGCGCCGCACGAGCCGCTGCTTGAATTCTTCGTCGAACTGGTGCCGGGCGGGCGGCTGACGCCGCGGCTCTGGGAGCTGCGCGCCGGCGATCACCTGCTGGTCGGCGACCAGGCGGCGGGCACCTTTTACCTCGACCGCAAGACCGGCCTGACGGCTCACCTGATGCTATGCACGGTCACCGGCATTGCGCCGTTCGTCAGCATGATTCGCACCCATCAATACGAGCTCGAGCGCGGCCTGCATGCCGAGATGCGCTTTGCGATGATCCACGGCGCGAGCTATCTGCGTGAGATAGATTACTATCGCGAAGAGATGGCGATGATCGCGCGGCAAGGCTGGTTCGACTATGTGCCGACAATCAGCCGGGCTCTTGAAAATCCCGACTGGCAGGGCGAAGCCGGGCGCATCGAAGACGTGACCCGCAAGCACGCCGACGCGCTGGGGTTCGATCACCGGCGGGCGATTGCTTACGCTTGCGGCCATCCGACGATGGTCGAAAACGCCCGCGCCATCCTCCAGCGCGCCCGCTTCCCGAAGATACAGATTCACACCGAAAAGTATTTCACGATCCGGTTGCCGCGTTGAGCGGCGGGCGTCATTCGATCTTTGAGCGCGCCCACATGAACGGTCGCCGCATTGTTGACTCAGCCGTGTGCAACGAATGTGCTTCCGCGCCGCCTCAGCGAACACGCCGTAGATTACTTGAATAAAAGATTCTTCAACGCCCGCTTCATTTAGCAATAAAGTAGCCGGCGGCGTGAGTTCTAGCACGCCGTTTGAATAAGTAATCGGCGTTTGGGTTAGTAACCGAACACTCACAAGCGTCCACAGCGCTCGCGCTCGCTTATAAAATTTTATTTAACCTGACGTGATGCCGCTAAGATGAATGTGAGGTTGAAGGGGCCTTGCGGCCCCTTTCGCTTTCTTAGGTGAGCGATCAACCTGCCAGCCGCCGCCGCAAGTCAAACCCGCCCGCGCCTGAAACGTTTCTTCCCGCCACGCATATCAAGTTAGACATCTTGAAGTATGACTGACTTCGCACAAAGGAGGAGGACGTATGGAAATCACCGAATTAATTCCCATCCCGAACGGAATCAATCAGGGGGTGAGTCCCGCGCACCAGCACACGATGCTGGCGCTGTTGGGCAGCCCGCGGGGCAGCTTTGCCGCAGACTGCCAGGAGGTGACGAACCCGACACTGGCCCGACTCATCGTCACTGAAGACCTCGGCCCATTCCGGGTGCATGGCCTGCGCCCCGCCGTCGAGACCTTACAAGCAATCTTCGCCGACATCAAGCGCGAGAACCCCGAAGTCTTTGCCGCGCTCGGTACCGCCGGGATGCTCTGCGCCCGCTTCGTCAGAGGCTCGCAGACCTCGATCAGCAATCACTCGTGGGGCACCGCTATAGACCTCAAGCTGAAGGGCCAGCTCGATGCCCGCGGCAACGGCAAGGTGCAGGCTGGCCTGGCGGCTATCGCGCCGATCTTTAACCGCCACGGCTATTTCTGGGGCGCCGGCTTCCCGACCGAAGACGGCATGCACTTCGAGGCGAGCGATGAAAAGATTCGCGAGTGGCATGCCGCAGGCATCTTCGGCGACCACCTGGCCGAGCCGCCAGAGCCGACCTTGAGTTTGGGCGACCGCGGCCCCGCGGTCAAAGCCTTACAGCAAGCGCTCAACGCAAAGGGCGCAAACCTCGAAGTGGATGGCGACTTCGGTCGCGGAACGCTTGCGGCGGTCATGGATTTTCAAGCCAGGAACGGCCTGTCGGTAGACGGGACGGTCGGGCCGCGAACCCTCAGGGCGCTGGGGCTGTGAGCCCGCGGCGGGCGCGGGCGGCGCGATGAATCACTTGATGAGCGCTTCGTAGCGGGCGAGGGTCGCCGGCAGCGGGTCTACGCCGAGCTCGCGGCGCAGCATGCGGCGCAGGCCATCGAACTGATCAATGGCGGCGGCGCGATTGCCGAGCGCCACATGCGCTTCCATCAGCGCGCAATGCACGTCTTCCTGATACGGGTCGCGCGATAGCAGCATCTGGCCGTAGCGCAATACCTGCTCGTGCCGCCCCTTGGCGTCATGGTAGACGATCAATTCTTTCAGCGCCTCGAAGTAGAGGTCGCGGTAATAGCTCTGTAGCTCTTCAACCCAGTTGTAATAGAGCTCTTCAAGAAAATCGCCGCGGTAGAGCTTGATGGCCTCGGCCAACAACTGCGCCGCGCCTTCGTCGTCGGCGTTGCGGCGCGCCTCGCGCGCGTCGTTGAGCAGGCGCTCGAACTCTTCGGCATCAACGCGGTACTGGTACTGCGGGTTGAGCAGGTAAGCGCCCTCGCGGTAGAGCACGAAATCCTTCTTGACCACCTGGCCGGTGTTGAGCGCCTTGCGCATGTGCGAGATGGTCGGGTGAAAGTTCTTGGCAATGGTTTCGGTGTCGGCGTCGCCCCAGAACATTTCGATGATCTGCTCTTTCGGGGCGCGATGGTTGCGCCGCGAGGCGATGTAACAAAGGATGTGCAGCGATTTGATCAGCCGCCAGGCGTCCTTCAAGGGCTCGGCAGGGTCGCGGGAGATTTCGACGGGGCCGAGCATGCGAATCACCAGATCGACATTCGGGCGCTCGATGAACAACTCGACCATCGAATCCTGCCGCCGGCCGGCGGGCGCGGCGCTCGCTTGCACGCCCTCTGCCGGCGATAAGCGCGAGGGCGCTGCCTCGGCGGCCTGCATCGGCGCGAGGCGCGCCAGATAGTCTACGGCGATGCCTGCGCGCAGCGCGGCTTCGATCAACGCCGGTGTCAATCGCGCCTCGCCCGCCAGCCAGTAAGCGTAATCGTAGCGGCGCGACAGCCCCAGGGCATGCTCCAGGTGCGCCAGCGCTTCTTCGGGCCGCCGCAACTCCCAGAGGGCGCGGGCGAGCGAAGTCTCGGCGCGGGCTTCGTTGTAATACAGCTTACTTTCAACCGCCAGCCGCGCGGCTTCCGTCAGTGCCGCTTCGGCCTCGTTCAGACGGCCCGCCGCCAGCTCAATGCGCCCGCGCGTGATCAAGGCGGTCGAGCGCTCGACATCTGACTCCGCGGCCCGCGCGCGAAAGTACTCGTCGGCCTCGCGCGCGGCCATGCGAACATCGCCCATGCGCAGGTAGAGCGTGGCGCGCTCATCGAGCAGCTCTTTGTCCGTCAGCGCCACCCCGGCGTCGCGGTAGGCGCGCACGGCCTCGTCATAAAAATCGAGCGCCCGCGGAAACTCGTTGCGCTCGCGGTAAAGGTTGCCAAAGGCTTCCAGGGTCTCGCCAGTCGCCGTCTTCAAATTGAATAGCTGGCAGCGCTCAAGCGCCCGCTCAAGGTGCGCTTCGGCTTCGTCCAGACGGCCCTGGACGATCTTCAGCCGCGCGATGTTGAGGTGGGCGATGGCCTCTTGCGGGAACGGCGCGGCCTCGGCTTTTGTGTCATGGCTTACGCTCGCCTCGCCCTCGATCATTTGTGAGAGCCAGCGCAGGGCTTCATGAAAGTCGCCTTCGAGCGAGTAAGGCAGGCCGAGGTTGTGCAGGGCGATGCGCGCGAAGCGGTCGTCGCCGGCCTTGCGAGCTTCGTCGAGCGCCGCCCGCCAGTTTTCGATAGCGCCGCCGCTGTCGTGCCGCGTCGTGAAGCTGCACAGGCCAATCGTGTTGAAGCAGCGGGCGCGCAATGCATGGTGATCGGGCGCAAGCGCGATGGCCTCGGTCGCCAGTTTGATGG
Protein-coding regions in this window:
- a CDS encoding FAD-binding oxidoreductase; translation: MAAKFETATIAERIDLTPELAIFRIAPASKLDFLPGQFASLGVEEAGRILQRPYSMASAPHEPLLEFFVELVPGGRLTPRLWELRAGDHLLVGDQAAGTFYLDRKTGLTAHLMLCTVTGIAPFVSMIRTHQYELERGLHAEMRFAMIHGASYLREIDYYREEMAMIARQGWFDYVPTISRALENPDWQGEAGRIEDVTRKHADALGFDHRRAIAYACGHPTMVENARAILQRARFPKIQIHTEKYFTIRLPR
- a CDS encoding peptidoglycan-binding protein, which encodes MEITELIPIPNGINQGVSPAHQHTMLALLGSPRGSFAADCQEVTNPTLARLIVTEDLGPFRVHGLRPAVETLQAIFADIKRENPEVFAALGTAGMLCARFVRGSQTSISNHSWGTAIDLKLKGQLDARGNGKVQAGLAAIAPIFNRHGYFWGAGFPTEDGMHFEASDEKIREWHAAGIFGDHLAEPPEPTLSLGDRGPAVKALQQALNAKGANLEVDGDFGRGTLAAVMDFQARNGLSVDGTVGPRTLRALGL
- a CDS encoding BTAD domain-containing putative transcriptional regulator, which translates into the protein MLPAYFLKTKLLPPRLTTRVLARPRLIERMRDFLDRPATILCANAGCGKTTLVTDFIHSIKLPAVWYQIDPADVDLAVFFGYLVYGLRQREPAFGHVTLGLISETENLSRKANQLVDVFINEVSEQLEEKTILVLDDYHHVDSSEPIAAAVDRLVQYLPDVLHLIFTTRSVPNLSVMRLRSKGVVGFLNRQDLLFTPPEVEQLFAETFGRTLPAEMVSRFHEKTDGWVTALQLIQQSLGHSEDALGAARSANRALIESALQQSEMEVFDYFAEEVLQFETPETRLMLGRLSLLDRIDPAICEAALDIGDCTAELRNLTRRNVFIAQAYGSGAEESYRLHPLFRSFLTRWLANEVGVEEVKRLHKACAAYFVSAQQWSFALDHFTEAGSAEDVAGMLAAHGRELVAAGRFETIKRAFDGLTDSALNAYPRALIPRADVALIESDSVRAAALYAQAEQMGRAAADPSVQAEALRGQAYIARHTGDCDQAIKLATEAIALAPDHHALRARCFNTIGLCSFTTRHDSGGAIENWRAALDEARKAGDDRFARIALHNLGLPYSLEGDFHEALRWLSQMIEGEASVSHDTKAEAAPFPQEAIAHLNIARLKIVQGRLDEAEAHLERALERCQLFNLKTATGETLEAFGNLYRERNEFPRALDFYDEAVRAYRDAGVALTDKELLDERATLYLRMGDVRMAAREADEYFRARAAESDVERSTALITRGRIELAAGRLNEAEAALTEAARLAVESKLYYNEARAETSLARALWELRRPEEALAHLEHALGLSRRYDYAYWLAGEARLTPALIEAALRAGIAVDYLARLAPMQAAEAAPSRLSPAEGVQASAAPAGRRQDSMVELFIERPNVDLVIRMLGPVEISRDPAEPLKDAWRLIKSLHILCYIASRRNHRAPKEQIIEMFWGDADTETIAKNFHPTISHMRKALNTGQVVKKDFVLYREGAYLLNPQYQYRVDAEEFERLLNDAREARRNADDEGAAQLLAEAIKLYRGDFLEELYYNWVEELQSYYRDLYFEALKELIVYHDAKGRHEQVLRYGQMLLSRDPYQEDVHCALMEAHVALGNRAAAIDQFDGLRRMLRRELGVDPLPATLARYEALIK